In Chryseobacterium salivictor, the DNA window GAAAGGCAAGCCTGTGTTCCTGCGTAATCGAATTCGGCAGCTTGTCCGATGATGATGGGACCGGAGCCGATTACTAAAATTGTTTTTATATCTGTACGTTTTGCCATCTTTACTTAGATAATTTTTTAGATTTAAATTCTTCCATCATTTCAATAAATTCATCAAACAAGTAATTTGCATCTTCCGGTCCTGGACTTGCTTCCGGGTGATATTGCACAGAAAAACAGGGGTGAATTTTATGTTTTAGACCTTCATTCGTTCTGTCGTTTAATGCGATATGCGTTTCTTCTAAATCGGTCTTTTTTAAAGATTCCTGATCGACGGCATAACCGTGATTTTGGGACGTGATGGCGACTTTGTTTTTCTTCAAATCCAAGACCGGATGATTCCCGCCACGGTGTCCGAATTTAAGTTTAAAAGTTTTTGCGCCACAAGCCAAACCAATCAATTGGTGTCCCAAACAGATTCCAAAAATGGGAACTTTTCCTAAAAGTTTCTGAATCATTTCGGTCGCTCCTTTTACATCCACCGGATCTCCAGGACCGTTGGAAAGCATGACTCCATCAGGATTGATCAACAGAATTTCTTCTGCGGTTGTATCCTGGGAAACTACGGTCACGTCGCAATCCCGCTGAGCAAGTTCCCGTAAAATCCCGAGTTTGGAACCGTAATCGACTAAAACAACTTTCAAACCTCTTCCCGGATTTGCGTACGAAGTTTTTGTAGAAACCTGAGCAACCTGATCGGTGGCTAAAATACTGGCTTTTAAATCTTCAATGACTGTATTTTCATCAGCATCTTCACTCACAATTTTTCCTTTTACAACTCCTGCATTCCTCAGAATTCTTGTCAATCTCCGCGTATCAATTCCAGAAATTCCGGAGAGATTCCGCTTTTTAAAAAATTCATCAAGATCCATTTGTGCCCTGAAATTGGAGGGAAAATCACAAACCTCTTTTACAATTAAACCTTTAATCGCAGGTTCGATACTTTCGTAATCATCACGGTTAATTCCGTAATTTCCGATGAGCGGATAGGTCATGCAAACAATCTGTCCGCAATAAGAAGGATCGGAGATCAATTCCTGATAGCCGGTCATTCCCGTATTGAAAACGACTTCGCCTTCAATGTCCTGGTCGGCTCCGAAACCTTTTCCGCGGAATACTTCGCCGGATTCTAATATTAATTTCTTTTTCATTTTTACTTTTTACTAAATCGTCACTTTTTATTTTTATTGCAAAGACGCAAAATTTCTTTCATAATCCTGCGCCAATCCAGGTTGTAAAATCATTTGACTTGGCTTTTAGAAAGGGCTACTTATCACTGCACTTCTTCGAACTCAAATCCTTTTGCTTCAAGAGCGGTTTTCAAAATAGCCATTCTGGCGAAAACACCGTTTTCCATTTGTTTGAAAATTCGGGAACGGCTGCATTCTACCAATTCCCCGTCGATTTCAACTCCTCTGTTAATCGGTGCCGGATGCATGATGATCGCATTTTTCTTCATTGCTGTTTCGCGTTCTTTGGTTAATCCAAATTTCCGGTGGTATTTTTCGGGAGAGAGATTTAACTTTTCATCGCTTTCATGTCTTTCATGCTGGATTCTCAATAACATTAAAACATCCACTTCTTTCACCAAATCATCAATGGATAAATAAGTTCCGTTGATAATCGTACCTTCATCAAACCACTGTTCCGGACCGGAGAAATATACTTTTGCTCCCATTTTTCTTAAAACTTCGGCGTTCGAATTCGCAACGCGGCTGTGTTTCACATCGCCTACGATCCCGACTTTCAACCCTTTGAATTTTCCGAATTCCTGCTGAATCGTCATTAAATCTAGAATATTTTGAGAAGGATGATTTCCGGTTCCATCGCCACCATTAATAATAGCAATATCAATTCCTTTGAACTCATCGTAAAATTTTTCTTTTTTATGACGGATGACACAAAGATCGATTCCCAAACTTTTCATGGTTTTTACCGTGTCGTAAAGTGATTCTCCTTTATTAACGGAACTTGCAGAGATATCAAAAGGAACTACATTTAGTCCCAACTTTCGTTCGGCAACATCGAAACTGGTTTTTGTACGCGTACTGTCTTCAAAAAAAAGATTGGACACATAAATTTCCTGTTTCGCTTTCAATACTTTCCCCTTTGAAAACTCTTCTGCTTCCTGGAGTAATTTGTTGATTTTTTCTACGGATAAATCGGCTGTTCTGAGCATAATTTTAGTTTTTAATTCAAAAAAAAACGAAGCCAAAATGACTTCGTTGTAAATAAATATCGTAATTATCGGCATTGCTGCCTTTATGTAAATCGTCTAATGGAAATATTCTTTTCATTAGATGCAAAGATATCATTTTTTTTGAAATCTGAAAAAAGTTTTTTTCAACAAATCAAACTATTCCCGATGAACACCCACTTTTTTGTTTAATTTTTAATATTTTTGTTCAAAATCAAATTTATGGATGCCAAGGACAGAATGATTCTCAGTTTACTTCAGGAAGACTCTACAATATCGGTGAAAGAAGTTTCGGAGAAGATTGGTCTGACTTTTACGCCCACTTATGAACGGATCAAGCAACTTGAGAAACAAAATGTCATCGAGAAATATGTCGCCATCCTTAATCGGGAGAAACTCGGTCTGAATATTATCGTTTACTGTAATATCCGCTTAAAAGAGCAATCTCAAAAAACTTTGGAAGACTTTGAAAAACATATCGAAAGTTTCGAGGAAGTACAGGAAATCATCAGCCTTTCCGGGGAATATGATTATATGTTGAAAATTATCGCAAAGGACATTAACTCTTACAACGACTTCGCTGTTAATGTCATCTCTAACTCGCCAAATATCTGGCAATATCACAGTTCGATTGCTTTACATGAAGTAAAAAAATCGACCAAGTTTAAATTGGATTAAGCCAATAATTTAGAAGAGATTTTATGAAACTGATGGGCAATTTCATCTAAACACAAATTACCAATACTGCCTTGATGGCTGTGATTCAAATCTTTTGTATCATACTGAAAATCATCATTT includes these proteins:
- a CDS encoding carbamoyl phosphate synthase small subunit, giving the protein MKKKLILESGEVFRGKGFGADQDIEGEVVFNTGMTGYQELISDPSYCGQIVCMTYPLIGNYGINRDDYESIEPAIKGLIVKEVCDFPSNFRAQMDLDEFFKKRNLSGISGIDTRRLTRILRNAGVVKGKIVSEDADENTVIEDLKASILATDQVAQVSTKTSYANPGRGLKVVLVDYGSKLGILRELAQRDCDVTVVSQDTTAEEILLINPDGVMLSNGPGDPVDVKGATEMIQKLLGKVPIFGICLGHQLIGLACGAKTFKLKFGHRGGNHPVLDLKKNKVAITSQNHGYAVDQESLKKTDLEETHIALNDRTNEGLKHKIHPCFSVQYHPEASPGPEDANYLFDEFIEMMEEFKSKKLSK
- a CDS encoding aspartate carbamoyltransferase catalytic subunit, whose product is MLRTADLSVEKINKLLQEAEEFSKGKVLKAKQEIYVSNLFFEDSTRTKTSFDVAERKLGLNVVPFDISASSVNKGESLYDTVKTMKSLGIDLCVIRHKKEKFYDEFKGIDIAIINGGDGTGNHPSQNILDLMTIQQEFGKFKGLKVGIVGDVKHSRVANSNAEVLRKMGAKVYFSGPEQWFDEGTIINGTYLSIDDLVKEVDVLMLLRIQHERHESDEKLNLSPEKYHRKFGLTKERETAMKKNAIIMHPAPINRGVEIDGELVECSRSRIFKQMENGVFARMAILKTALEAKGFEFEEVQ
- a CDS encoding Lrp/AsnC family transcriptional regulator, translated to MDAKDRMILSLLQEDSTISVKEVSEKIGLTFTPTYERIKQLEKQNVIEKYVAILNREKLGLNIIVYCNIRLKEQSQKTLEDFEKHIESFEEVQEIISLSGEYDYMLKIIAKDINSYNDFAVNVISNSPNIWQYHSSIALHEVKKSTKFKLD